One Pleuronectes platessa chromosome 9, fPlePla1.1, whole genome shotgun sequence genomic region harbors:
- the sh3gl1b gene encoding SH3-domain GRB2-like 1b, with translation MSVAGLKKQFYKASQMVSEKVGGAEGTKLDEDFRDLERKVDVTSKAVVEVISKTSEYLQPNPASRAKLSMLNTMSKIRGQVKNPGYPQAEGLLGECMGKYGRELGEETNFGGALVDVGEAMKRMAEVKDSLDIDVKQNFIDPLQGLCDKDLREIQHHLKKLEGRRLDYDYKKKRQGKIPDEEVRQALEKFHESKEVAETSMYNLLETDIEQVSQLSSLVESQLQYHRQAVQVLDELSDKLRERMNEAQSQPRREYTPKPKPIYDFGEDNHSNGGYSTSMAPPSSCNSAPEQPSCKALYDFDPENEGELGFREGDIITLTNQIDENWYEGMLNSQSGFFPLNYVDVLIPLPH, from the exons ATGGTAAGTGAGAAAGTCGGAGGAGCAGAAGGAACTAAACTAGATGAAGACTTCAGAGACTTGGAACGG AAAGTAGATGTGACCAGTAAAGCAGTAGTGGAGGTCATCTCCAAAACATCAGAGTACCTTCAGCCCAACCCAG CATCTCGGGCCAAACTGTCCATGTTGAACACCATGTCAAAGATCCGTGGGCAGGTGAAGAACCCAGGTTATCCTCAGGCTGAGGGGTTGTTAGGAGAGTGTATGGGCAAATATGGACGGGAGCTGGGAGAGGAAACAAACTTTG GCGGAGCACTAGTAGACGTAGGAGAGGCCATGAAGAGAATGGCAGAAGTCAAAGACTCTCTAGACATCGATGTTAAGCAGAACTTCATTGATCCGTTGCAAGGGCTCTGTGACAAAGACCTCAGAGAGATACAG CACCACCTCAAGAAGCTTGAGGGTCGTCGCCTGGACTATGACTACAAGAAAAAGCGCCAGGGCAAGATCCCAGATGAGGAGGTCCGACAGGCCCTGGAGAAGTTTCACGAGTCAAAGGAAGTGGCCGAGACCAGCATGTACAACTTGTTGGAGACTGAT atCGAGCAGGTGAGCCAGCTCTCGTCTCTGGTGGAGTCTCAGCTGCAGTACCACAGACAGGCTGTTCAGGTGCTTGATGAGCTTTCTGACAAACTCCGTGAAAG gatGAATGAGGCTCAGTCTCAACCGAGACGGGAATACACACCTAAACCCAAACCTATCTATGACTTTGGAGAAGACAACCATTCAAACGGCGGATACTCAACATCGATGGCCCCTCCATCCTCATGTAATTCAg CACCGGAGCAGCCGAGCTGTAAGGCGCTGTACGACTTTGATCCGGAGAACGAGGGCGAGCTGGGCTTCCGCGAGGGCGACATCATAACCCTGACCAATCAGATCGACGAAAACTGGTACGAGGGCATGCTGAACAGCCAGTCGGGGTTCTTCCCCCTCAACTATGTCGACGTCCTCATCCCGTTGCCACACTAA